The following proteins are encoded in a genomic region of Agelaius phoeniceus isolate bAgePho1 chromosome 17, bAgePho1.hap1, whole genome shotgun sequence:
- the LOC129127845 gene encoding uncharacterized protein LOC129127845: protein MSPAVFLLLGLLILRAEPSVTPEKGGDSQKPGRCPRDFMRCLRLESPLCANDSSCPAGLKCCLWECRLRCVPPAEEKPGACPAAAPEGLIAPCSFPCLEDKDCLGAQKCCPLGCGSACLEPAQDQLKPSQGPTVQPGPFRERCRGDSDCPDAQKCCNSSCGHQCLPGVPAEDTSPAPVTQRPLQHQWGCLKDEDCPPFHVCCHQLCTRHCGASSQGKDGFCPVRAGLFPTYNCRAWCRHDGECPREEKCCLRGCDSVCLPPSPEKPGICPLAEEAPLAPCGTACTKDWQCPGAQKCCSSSRCGSVCSAPEPEKPGECPKVRPQHASEPCTEMDSCSHDRDCSRQEKCCFSGCAMRCTRPAQEHPGQCPRAGPCWELRGRRGRQCLDDSVCRREEKCCDTGCGRECVAVPRDSGDKADGRCVEECQADSQCPRGQRCTSIGCGHVCMDIPGEQDTVAVPQPSAERCSDECEADSQCPWGQRCTRTSCGRVCLDTPGGRAGACPRPGGGGTCLDLCSLDEECPWGHKCCSNGCGHVCMRVSGDAV from the exons GGGACTCCCAGAAACCGGGGCGGTGTCCACGGGACTTCATGCGCTGCTTGCGCCTGGAGTCCCCGCTCTGTGCCAATGACTCCAGCTGCCCCGCTGGGCTCAAGTGCTGCCTCTGGGAGTGCCGGCTCCGCTGCGTCCCCCCGGCAGAAG AGAAGCCCGGTGCctgcccggcagcagccccCGAGGGGCTCATTGccccctgctccttcccctgcctggAGGACAAGGACTGCCTGGGAGCGCAGAAGTGCTGCCCGCTGGGCTGcggctctgcctgcctggagcCGGCGCAGG ACCAGCTcaagcccagccagggcccCACGGTGCAGCCAGGACCATTCCGGGAGCGGTGCCGAGGTGACAGCGACTGCCCCGACGCGCAGAAATGCTGCAACAGCAGCTGCGGCCACCAGTGCCTGCCGGGAGTGCCGGCCG AGgacaccagccctgccccagtgaCCCAAAGGCCACTGCAGCACCAGTGGGGATGCCTCAAGGACGAGGACTGTCCCCCGTTCCACGTGTGCTGTCACCAGCTGTGCACCAGGCACTGTGGGGCAAGCAGCCAAG GGAAGGATGGATTCTGCCCGGTCCGTGCCGGGCTGTTCCCCACTTACAACTGCAGAGCCTGGTGCCGGCACGACGGCGAGTGCCCCCGAGAGGAGAAGTGCTGCCTCCGTGGCTGCGACTCCGTCTGCCTACCCCCATCCCCAG AGAAACCAGGAATCTGCCCGCTGGCTGAGGAGGCTCCGCTGGCCCCGTGTGGCACCGCCTGCACCAAGGACTGGCAGTGCCCGGGGGCTCAgaagtgctgcagcagcagcagatgtggcTCCGTGTGCTCAGCCCCCGAACCAG AAAAACCCGGTGAGTGCCCAAAGGTGAGGCCACAACACGCATCGGAGCCGTGCACGGAGATGGACTCCTGCAGCCACGACAGGGACTGCTCCCGGCAGGAGAAGTGCTGCTTCTCCGGCTGCGCCATGCGCTGCACCCGCCCTGCCCAAG AGCACCCCGGGCAGTGCCCGCGGGCAgggccgtgctgggagctgcgggGCCGGCGCGGGAGGCAGTGCCTGGATGACAGCGTCTGCCGGCGAGAGGAGAAGTGCTGTGACACCGGCTGCGGCCGGGAGTGCGTGGCCGTGCCCAGAG ACAGCGGGGACAAAGCTGATGGCCGGTGTGTGGAGGAGTGCCAGGCTGATTCTCAGTGTCCCCGGGGGCAGCGGTGCACCAGCATCGGCTGTGGCCACGTCTGCATGGACATCCCTGGAG agcaggacactgtggctgtgccccagcccagcgCTGAGCGCTGCTCAGATGAGTGTGAGGCCGACTCTCAgtgtccctggggacagaggtgCACTCGCACCTCCTGCGGCCGCGTCTGCCTGGACACTCCTGGAG gcagagctggagcgTGCCCCAGGCCTGGGGGTGGTGGGACCTGCCTGGACCTGTGCAGCCTGGATGAGGAATGTCCCTGGGGCCACAAGTGCTGCAGCAACGGCTGTGGCCATGTCTGCATGCGGGTGTCTGGTG ATGCTGTGTGA